One stretch of Paenibacillus sp. AN1007 DNA includes these proteins:
- a CDS encoding carbon-nitrogen hydrolase family protein: MKLRVSAVQYQLQTIQTFEQFAAQAEHYIRTADEFGTEFVLFPEFFTTQLMSIGDAQGNALTIEDLPDFTEQYEQLFISLAAKYNMHLIGGTHVIRKEGKLYNTAHMFYPDGRIARQAKIHITPTEVTEWNMAAGDGLEVFDTDKGRIAMLTCYDIEFPEIVRMAKAKGADVIFCPSCTDDRHGFYRVRYTSHARAVENQVYVVLTGTVGHLPTVDFMRANYGQAAIITPNDVPFPPRGILAEGEINNDMIVTADLDLDLLYEVRERGSVTTWRDRRTDLYTDWE, encoded by the coding sequence ATGAAACTGCGGGTATCCGCTGTACAGTACCAACTGCAAACGATTCAAACTTTTGAACAATTTGCCGCTCAGGCTGAACATTACATACGGACAGCTGACGAATTTGGAACGGAATTTGTGCTGTTCCCAGAATTTTTTACAACTCAGTTGATGTCCATTGGAGACGCACAGGGAAATGCATTGACGATTGAAGATCTGCCTGACTTCACGGAGCAGTATGAGCAGCTGTTTATCTCTCTTGCTGCCAAATACAACATGCATCTGATCGGAGGCACTCATGTCATTCGCAAGGAAGGCAAGCTGTATAACACGGCGCATATGTTCTACCCGGATGGGCGGATTGCACGTCAGGCGAAGATTCATATTACCCCGACCGAAGTGACGGAGTGGAATATGGCAGCAGGTGACGGGCTCGAAGTGTTTGATACGGATAAAGGACGCATTGCAATGCTGACCTGTTACGATATTGAATTCCCAGAGATCGTGCGTATGGCTAAAGCCAAAGGAGCCGATGTCATTTTCTGTCCGTCCTGCACGGATGATCGCCACGGTTTTTATCGGGTACGGTATACAAGCCATGCCCGCGCAGTGGAAAATCAGGTTTATGTTGTATTAACCGGAACGGTGGGGCATCTGCCGACAGTGGATTTCATGCGTGCCAATTATGGACAAGCGGCGATTATTACGCCGAATGATGTGCCATTCCCCCCACGCGGCATTTTGGCGGAAGGTGAAATTAACAACGATATGATCGTCACAGCCGACCTTGATCTGGACTTGCTCTATGAGGTGCGTGAACGCGGCTCCGTAACAACCTGGCGTGACCGGCGTACGGATCTGTACACAGACTGGGAGTAA
- a CDS encoding CidB/LrgB family autolysis modulator, with product MIGFLCLLLTVGIYWVAKRMYRSLPKVYLSPLLITPLLVVGILLMTGTDYAAYSSGGKWLSLLLQPATVAFAVPLYTFFHVLKKHISEIVVSVMAGSVVAVLSSAMLAKWLRLDSGLIHSLIPRSITTPIAMNVSASIGGIPAVTAVFVIMTGLLGAIMGPSIVKMLRIDGEIARGALLGTGAHGTGTSKAFELSSLTGTISSISMVLAALFTLAVAPALSKLIFP from the coding sequence ATGATTGGATTTTTATGTTTGCTGTTAACGGTCGGAATCTATTGGGTTGCCAAACGGATGTATCGCAGCCTGCCTAAAGTGTATCTGTCACCTCTGCTTATTACACCACTGCTCGTTGTAGGCATACTGCTGATGACGGGGACGGATTATGCCGCGTACAGCAGCGGAGGCAAATGGCTCAGTTTGCTCCTTCAGCCTGCTACAGTAGCTTTTGCAGTACCCCTCTATACCTTTTTTCATGTGCTCAAAAAACACATTTCCGAGATCGTGGTCAGTGTGATGGCCGGCTCGGTCGTTGCCGTACTCTCCTCGGCTATGCTGGCGAAGTGGCTGCGTTTGGACTCCGGTTTGATTCACAGTCTGATCCCGCGCTCCATCACAACACCGATTGCCATGAATGTGTCGGCTTCCATCGGAGGAATCCCGGCTGTCACAGCCGTATTTGTGATCATGACAGGGTTGCTTGGAGCGATTATGGGGCCTTCTATCGTCAAAATGCTTCGTATTGATGGTGAAATTGCACGAGGTGCACTGCTCGGAACCGGTGCTCACGGGACGGGTACTTCGAAAGCCTTCGAACTAAGTTCGCTCACAGGTACCATTTCCAGTATCTCCATGGTTTTGGCTGCACTCTTCACATTGGCCGTTGCTCCCGCGCTTTCTAAACTTATTTTCCCATAA
- a CDS encoding DUF4181 domain-containing protein: MGTKAAQLSLQFPLLILCFYFRAFMELKYIRETSRYLVLNTVTVISLLFTTFLLLLCIL, from the coding sequence GTGGGAACTAAAGCGGCTCAATTATCTTTGCAATTCCCATTATTAATATTATGTTTTTATTTTCGAGCTTTTATGGAATTGAAATACATTAGGGAAACAAGTCGCTATTTAGTTTTAAATACTGTAACTGTTATATCATTATTATTTACTACTTTTTTACTATTACTTTGCATTTTGTAG
- a CDS encoding helix-turn-helix domain-containing protein, whose translation MLAELLVQAQQHHDQEATLHILESFTPKIKASLRQVPSDHREDLKQELYVKMIEVIQTFNIR comes from the coding sequence ATGTTGGCCGAACTTTTAGTACAAGCACAGCAGCATCATGATCAGGAAGCGACATTACACATTCTAGAATCTTTCACACCAAAGATTAAAGCTTCCTTACGACAAGTGCCTAGCGATCATCGAGAGGATCTAAAACAGGAACTCTATGTCAAAATGATTGAGGTCATACAAACTTTTAATATTAGATAA
- a CDS encoding Gfo/Idh/MocA family oxidoreductase codes for MTLQIGIIGTGWFSKVHADILTRMEGVRVSGVCGTTMEKAEAMASVYDAAGYDQLEHMLDGEKLDAVYICVPPMSHGSIETELIKRGIPFLVEKPLSTGMDIPSRILEQVQQSSLLTSIGYHFRYQEAAQLMKQAMQEQRVGMALGRWMGGMPGVSWWRRQEGSGGQFVEQTTHIVDLLRFCAGEVTEVYAAAAQRSMHEKHEDVTVADVASVTLKLKSGAIASISNTCLLPDGEGGAGLQFYTDAGVWDWTPERLLLPSAASHPMAGLEVSAGHNPYERENEAFIHALRTGDRSRIMSDYADACRTQEITTAAQASVDSGMPVKLD; via the coding sequence ATGACATTACAGATCGGAATTATAGGAACAGGTTGGTTCAGTAAAGTGCACGCAGATATTCTTACACGTATGGAAGGTGTCCGTGTCTCGGGTGTATGTGGAACAACAATGGAAAAGGCAGAGGCGATGGCCTCCGTGTATGATGCTGCCGGTTACGATCAGCTTGAACATATGCTGGATGGGGAAAAGTTGGATGCCGTATACATCTGCGTGCCTCCTATGTCCCACGGGTCTATTGAGACAGAGCTGATCAAGCGAGGCATCCCTTTTCTGGTGGAAAAACCGCTGAGTACTGGAATGGACATACCGAGCCGCATACTGGAGCAGGTACAGCAGTCTTCATTGTTAACTTCCATTGGATATCATTTCCGTTATCAAGAGGCTGCACAGCTCATGAAACAAGCGATGCAGGAGCAGCGGGTAGGCATGGCTCTGGGACGCTGGATGGGAGGTATGCCTGGAGTCAGCTGGTGGCGCCGTCAGGAAGGCTCCGGAGGTCAGTTTGTGGAACAAACGACTCATATTGTGGATTTGCTTCGTTTCTGTGCAGGCGAGGTGACAGAGGTCTATGCTGCTGCAGCACAGCGAAGCATGCATGAGAAGCATGAGGACGTGACGGTGGCAGATGTGGCAAGCGTGACACTGAAGCTTAAAAGTGGCGCAATAGCAAGTATTTCCAATACATGTTTACTGCCTGACGGTGAGGGCGGAGCCGGACTGCAATTCTATACAGACGCAGGTGTATGGGACTGGACGCCAGAGCGTCTGCTGCTGCCGAGCGCGGCTTCACATCCGATGGCCGGGCTGGAGGTGTCCGCGGGGCATAATCCATATGAACGTGAGAATGAAGCATTTATTCATGCGCTTCGCACGGGTGACCGCTCCCGTATTATGTCCGATTACGCAGATGCCTGCCGGACACAGGAGATCACAACCGCCGCACAGGCATCGGTGGATTCGGGTATGCCTGTGAAGCTCGATTGA
- a CDS encoding LysR family transcriptional regulator yields MDIRHLQYFLEVARQQSFTKAAEVLYITQPTISKTVKSLEDELGVILLDRYGKQVKLTDAGHVFFRQALEIEKSFRSLSSELDDLMNLKKGHLRIGLPPMVGSSFFPMIIGEFHKAYPQVSIQLFEDGAKKVEADVISGALDIGVAVLPTVDELLDHFVFVQEKLNLLVHPSHPLAGKESVAMHELEQDAFVLFREDFALHDRIIAACQQAGFQPRVVYESSQWDLLSAMVAANLGVALLPETICREVDHMRVRIIPVVEPVIPWQLGMIWRKDRYLSFATREWIAFTQSMLGNR; encoded by the coding sequence ATGGATATACGTCATCTGCAGTATTTCCTTGAAGTCGCGCGGCAGCAGAGCTTCACCAAGGCTGCCGAGGTGCTGTACATCACCCAGCCTACGATCAGTAAAACCGTCAAAAGCTTGGAAGATGAGTTAGGCGTAATCTTACTGGATCGGTACGGTAAACAGGTGAAGTTGACGGACGCAGGGCATGTTTTTTTTCGGCAGGCGCTGGAGATTGAAAAATCGTTCCGCAGTCTTTCGTCCGAGCTGGACGATCTGATGAATCTGAAGAAGGGGCATCTGCGCATCGGCTTGCCACCGATGGTGGGATCGAGCTTTTTTCCGATGATTATCGGTGAGTTCCACAAAGCTTATCCTCAAGTGAGTATTCAACTGTTCGAGGACGGGGCGAAAAAAGTTGAGGCCGATGTGATCAGTGGTGCCTTGGATATTGGTGTGGCAGTCCTGCCGACTGTGGATGAGCTGCTGGATCATTTTGTGTTTGTCCAGGAAAAGCTGAACCTGCTGGTGCATCCTTCCCATCCGCTTGCCGGAAAAGAATCGGTTGCAATGCATGAACTGGAGCAGGATGCTTTTGTCCTGTTTCGGGAGGACTTTGCACTCCATGACCGCATTATTGCGGCCTGCCAGCAGGCCGGTTTCCAGCCGCGAGTTGTCTATGAGAGCTCACAGTGGGATCTGCTGAGTGCGATGGTTGCCGCGAATCTGGGGGTTGCCCTGCTGCCAGAGACGATCTGCCGTGAGGTGGATCACATGCGTGTGCGAATTATTCCGGTCGTCGAACCTGTCATTCCATGGCAGCTGGGCATGATCTGGCGAAAGGATCGATATCTTTCTTTTGCTACCCGGGAGTGGATTGCATTTACCCAGTCGATGCTGGGGAATAGATGA
- a CDS encoding antibiotic biosynthesis monooxygenase, with amino-acid sequence MYIYLVPSPLPDALAAYPHLRLRGAEDQVLLAIETTDRLLHIESDEQVAAYEAFDEAGSWTGGGFAVLNNIPVTEDGRNDFEERFTNRARKVEDEPGFIGIRVLRPLKGDTYVVLTLWQSEEHFKGWQQSQAYNHAHRNRSTSEGLTAQKPTMFPRPSFVTTYTIE; translated from the coding sequence ATGTACATTTATTTGGTTCCATCTCCCTTACCGGATGCACTTGCGGCTTATCCGCATCTGAGATTGAGAGGTGCAGAAGATCAGGTGCTTCTCGCTATTGAAACTACGGATCGGCTGCTGCATATCGAGTCGGATGAGCAGGTGGCTGCTTACGAGGCTTTTGACGAAGCCGGATCATGGACTGGCGGCGGATTTGCTGTGCTGAACAACATTCCTGTGACTGAAGATGGACGGAATGATTTTGAGGAACGTTTTACAAACCGCGCCCGCAAAGTAGAAGACGAACCCGGGTTTATCGGTATTCGTGTACTCCGTCCACTTAAAGGCGACACCTATGTCGTGCTTACGCTCTGGCAATCGGAAGAACATTTCAAGGGCTGGCAGCAGTCCCAAGCCTACAATCATGCCCACCGCAACCGCAGCACAAGTGAAGGTTTGACCGCGCAGAAACCAACCATGTTCCCTAGGCCTTCCTTTGTGACAACGTATACGATTGAGTAA
- a CDS encoding Crp/Fnr family transcriptional regulator, with the protein MDKILYLSQFDLMSSLSESDLVEMDSMTSITSFPAHTAIQTPDTFKEGFYFVKRGRVRLYTLNPEGKQFTLDILSEGNVFGEMNGLSLGTRDLYIETMDICDICLMDRGRFEQFLIDHPAFMMRMMNVLSERIKRMSELTQTLALGNLHDKIMHNLCRLAEQVGWTEKDGYCLIQCTITHQEIAWMAGASRESVTAAMKELSQTGRIRTAFKSAALHPVEIKSFRKLAPSLQNP; encoded by the coding sequence ATGGATAAAATTCTGTATCTGTCTCAATTCGACCTCATGTCCTCCTTATCAGAGTCAGACCTCGTTGAGATGGACAGCATGACCTCCATCACTTCGTTCCCTGCACATACAGCCATTCAGACACCCGATACATTTAAGGAAGGTTTCTATTTTGTGAAACGGGGCAGAGTACGCTTGTACACGTTGAACCCTGAAGGAAAGCAGTTTACCTTGGATATTCTGAGCGAGGGTAACGTTTTTGGAGAGATGAACGGTCTTTCTCTTGGCACACGTGATTTATATATTGAGACGATGGACATATGCGATATCTGCCTCATGGATCGCGGCCGATTTGAGCAGTTTCTAATCGATCATCCGGCATTCATGATGAGAATGATGAACGTGCTGAGTGAACGAATTAAACGAATGAGCGAGCTGACGCAGACACTTGCACTGGGGAATTTACATGACAAAATCATGCATAATCTGTGTCGGTTGGCCGAGCAGGTGGGTTGGACGGAAAAGGATGGATACTGCCTTATCCAGTGTACGATTACACATCAGGAAATTGCCTGGATGGCTGGTGCCTCCAGAGAATCGGTCACAGCAGCTATGAAAGAACTCTCGCAAACAGGACGAATTCGTACCGCATTCAAATCAGCTGCCCTTCATCCTGTTGAGATCAAGTCCTTTCGTAAACTGGCTCCTTCGCTACAAAATCCGTAA
- a CDS encoding GNAT family N-acetyltransferase, translating to MYVKEMLITVPNTCGEKGRARAVIRNYAAPDFEELIRIQAESFPPPYPEELLWNQEQLSSHVQHYPEGAICIEVDGELAGSMTSLRMQWDPAHPSSHTWAEVTDDGYIRNHQPEGNTLYIVDLCIRPKYRKWGLAQLMMQAMYHLVIAQGVDRLLGAGRMPGYHLVCEQLSALQYLDQVAAGERHDPVISFLLRCGRMPVGVAADYLDDEESCNYAALMEWRNPFRR from the coding sequence ATGTACGTTAAAGAAATGCTGATCACTGTGCCTAATACATGCGGAGAGAAAGGTAGAGCTAGAGCGGTCATACGCAATTATGCGGCCCCTGACTTTGAAGAATTGATTCGCATTCAAGCGGAGAGCTTCCCTCCGCCATACCCGGAAGAACTGCTCTGGAACCAAGAGCAGCTCAGCAGCCATGTGCAGCATTATCCTGAAGGAGCAATCTGCATCGAGGTGGATGGGGAACTGGCTGGATCTATGACTTCACTGCGAATGCAGTGGGACCCTGCGCATCCATCCAGTCATACATGGGCGGAGGTCACAGATGACGGATATATCCGCAACCACCAGCCGGAGGGTAACACGCTGTACATTGTTGATCTCTGTATTCGCCCGAAATATCGGAAGTGGGGGCTGGCTCAGCTCATGATGCAGGCTATGTACCATCTTGTGATAGCACAAGGGGTGGATCGTCTGCTGGGGGCAGGACGGATGCCGGGTTATCATCTTGTTTGCGAGCAGCTGTCAGCACTGCAGTATCTGGATCAGGTTGCGGCCGGGGAGAGACATGACCCGGTCATTTCCTTCCTGCTTCGGTGTGGACGTATGCCTGTCGGTGTAGCGGCAGATTATCTGGATGACGAGGAATCCTGTAACTATGCGGCTCTGATGGAGTGGCGTAATCCATTCAGAAGATGA
- a CDS encoding lysozyme, which produces MASLGSSGAALIKSHEGFSLKFYGDPKGYPTVGWGHLITSSKTYKKNTTGNPNDSLLTQAEANALSTSLGLNYTSPISQTQANTFFNNDTAEAVGRVNRLTLPAGMSLSQAQFDALVSLTFNGGPKVLETTDVKNLLAYKLIYSSFQGPRSEVEKDNCSRLVSKAFSYDTSLTRRRNEEATLFCKGQPYTHKYPVYSL; this is translated from the coding sequence ATGGCATCTTTAGGTTCTAGTGGTGCAGCTCTTATTAAATCGCATGAGGGATTTTCTTTAAAATTCTATGGAGACCCCAAGGGGTATCCAACAGTTGGATGGGGACATCTTATAACATCGAGCAAAACATATAAGAAAAACACAACAGGTAATCCCAATGATTCTCTTCTAACCCAAGCAGAAGCTAATGCTCTATCAACTTCTTTGGGACTAAATTATACTTCTCCAATTTCTCAGACTCAGGCAAATACATTTTTTAACAACGATACCGCAGAGGCTGTAGGAAGAGTAAATCGGTTGACACTTCCTGCTGGTATGTCTTTGTCACAAGCTCAGTTTGATGCACTTGTTTCGCTGACTTTTAATGGAGGTCCTAAAGTGCTTGAAACCACTGATGTAAAAAATCTGCTTGCATACAAGTTGATATATTCGTCCTTTCAAGGCCCTCGTTCAGAGGTAGAAAAAGATAATTGTTCGAGACTGGTCAGCAAAGCATTTTCATATGACACAAGCTTAACGAGACGAAGAAATGAAGAAGCAACTTTGTTTTGTAAAGGACAGCCTTATACTCACAAATATCCAGTATATTCACTTTAG
- a CDS encoding GNAT family N-acetyltransferase encodes MEFTRITSIQDPLFAQMHKLLQEIFPPEEVLDFPLWAEPLEDPGIRVFVAVHEGQVVGATEYRYYEDWNVAMTDFTIIGREGLGIGAFLANQRKRDLEQLAAANGKELFGMFAEIYNPYLSQDHAFGGIKPMDPYVRREVLSHLGYQRLDFPYVHPSWQGDGEAVGGLDLCFMPGEESVTELPASLVADFLNRYYAVLPNKPQEWLAMVEQLNVRETVALRPL; translated from the coding sequence ATGGAATTTACACGTATCACATCCATTCAGGACCCACTGTTCGCTCAAATGCACAAGCTGTTGCAGGAGATTTTCCCACCAGAGGAAGTACTGGACTTCCCGTTATGGGCTGAACCGCTGGAAGATCCGGGCATCCGGGTATTTGTGGCTGTGCATGAAGGTCAAGTTGTCGGTGCAACGGAGTATCGCTACTATGAGGACTGGAATGTGGCAATGACCGATTTTACCATTATTGGTCGTGAAGGTTTGGGAATCGGTGCCTTTCTGGCAAATCAACGCAAACGTGATCTGGAGCAGCTTGCAGCTGCGAATGGTAAAGAATTGTTCGGCATGTTTGCCGAAATCTATAATCCATATCTGAGTCAGGACCATGCATTTGGCGGCATCAAACCAATGGACCCGTACGTGCGCCGCGAAGTGCTGTCACATCTGGGGTATCAGCGTCTCGACTTCCCATATGTGCATCCATCTTGGCAGGGAGACGGCGAAGCTGTAGGCGGACTTGATCTTTGCTTTATGCCTGGGGAAGAATCGGTGACGGAGCTGCCTGCCAGTCTGGTGGCCGATTTCCTGAATCGGTACTATGCTGTGCTGCCAAACAAACCACAAGAGTGGCTCGCCATGGTAGAGCAATTGAATGTCCGTGAAACCGTGGCATTGCGTCCGTTGTAA
- a CDS encoding helix-turn-helix domain-containing protein, with protein sequence MDIIGKKWVLLIMYQLLSGPKRFTELEAEMAISGRLLSERLKEMETEGIVTRHMYPEIPPRVEYELTPKGRAIEPVINQIYSWSSDWLQQQQQVK encoded by the coding sequence ATGGATATTATCGGGAAAAAGTGGGTGCTGCTGATTATGTATCAGCTGCTGTCCGGACCGAAACGGTTCACGGAACTGGAGGCCGAGATGGCCATCAGCGGACGGCTGCTGTCGGAGCGTCTGAAAGAGATGGAGACGGAGGGCATCGTAACCCGGCATATGTATCCCGAAATACCTCCCCGTGTAGAATATGAGCTTACTCCTAAGGGCAGAGCCATTGAACCTGTCATCAATCAAATCTACAGCTGGTCCTCGGACTGGTTACAACAACAGCAGCAGGTGAAATAA
- a CDS encoding DNA alkylation repair protein, producing the protein MEANSDFIISEDILSRKGARKAAEIPEHIRHLLQSGTIESVNLTEWLAVDHLVLLEQITHELDIPISSQGIASRLEPKDQQRIMKVIPAIGIQWLEYMKSIPVQEKADLFTFLAKHRSDSIRCWAAYIIGLNPELQVTEKLEQIRPFAADAHFGVREIAWMAVRDSIRADLSAALQWLTPWSTDPDPMIRRFAIESTRPRGVWAKHIQPLKEDPAIALPLLSAVKSDAHPYVQDSVSNWLNDAGKTNPDWVREVCALWLEQSDTKHTQRIVKRGQRSM; encoded by the coding sequence ATGGAGGCAAATTCGGACTTCATCATTTCTGAAGATATTCTTTCTCGCAAAGGTGCGCGTAAAGCGGCCGAAATTCCAGAACACATCCGCCACCTGCTGCAAAGCGGGACGATTGAATCCGTGAATCTGACGGAATGGCTTGCTGTGGATCATCTTGTTCTTTTGGAGCAGATCACCCATGAACTTGATATACCGATCTCCAGCCAGGGTATCGCCTCAAGGCTGGAACCGAAGGATCAACAGCGTATTATGAAGGTCATCCCCGCAATTGGCATACAGTGGCTGGAGTATATGAAGAGCATACCCGTACAGGAAAAAGCAGACCTCTTCACATTCTTGGCAAAACACCGTTCAGACAGTATTCGCTGCTGGGCAGCTTATATCATCGGACTAAATCCCGAACTACAGGTGACAGAAAAGCTGGAACAGATCCGTCCGTTTGCAGCGGATGCTCACTTTGGCGTGAGAGAGATCGCGTGGATGGCGGTACGGGACTCCATTCGTGCAGATTTATCTGCAGCGCTCCAGTGGTTAACACCCTGGAGTACCGATCCCGATCCGATGATTCGGCGCTTTGCCATCGAATCGACTCGACCTCGCGGGGTGTGGGCAAAACACATCCAGCCACTAAAGGAAGATCCGGCAATCGCTCTCCCCCTGCTGTCTGCCGTAAAATCAGATGCTCACCCCTATGTGCAGGATTCCGTGAGTAACTGGCTGAACGATGCAGGTAAAACGAACCCGGATTGGGTGCGTGAAGTATGTGCTCTTTGGCTCGAGCAATCGGACACCAAACATACACAGCGAATTGTGAAGCGCGGTCAACGAAGTATGTAA
- a CDS encoding AbrB/MazE/SpoVT family DNA-binding domain-containing protein, with protein MKRTGMKRSLDRLGRIVLPKEMRDTMEIHIGDPLEFFIEGKELILRKYKSTLCIFCGDVDTEMYFKEQFICRTCAIQLKHPDDTPNWFIPENKQASAPTERPVAKPAASSWNEGDIAASQDYPDLRPKTARMLQQMKEIIEQHPGLAQQQIAEKLGISQGRVSQLKKLL; from the coding sequence ATGAAAAGAACCGGAATGAAGAGATCTCTGGACCGTCTCGGACGAATTGTCCTTCCCAAAGAAATGCGGGATACAATGGAAATCCATATCGGCGATCCGCTTGAATTTTTCATTGAAGGGAAAGAGTTGATTTTAAGAAAGTACAAATCAACATTGTGTATTTTTTGCGGTGACGTGGATACGGAAATGTATTTCAAAGAGCAATTCATCTGCCGGACTTGTGCGATTCAACTAAAACACCCAGATGACACTCCCAACTGGTTCATCCCTGAGAACAAACAGGCTTCTGCACCAACAGAGCGCCCTGTTGCGAAACCCGCGGCTTCTTCATGGAATGAAGGAGACATTGCGGCAAGCCAGGACTACCCCGACCTGCGGCCGAAGACGGCACGCATGCTGCAGCAAATGAAAGAAATTATTGAACAGCATCCAGGCCTTGCTCAACAGCAAATTGCAGAGAAACTTGGCATCAGCCAAGGACGTGTCTCTCAATTAAAAAAGCTGCTGTAA
- a CDS encoding DoxX family protein: MKKVLGYVFLVVLAGVFVMTGVSKVTGTEMMMETFDSFSYPTWTMYLIGGLELLSAVGLLIPLTRILASGILTFIMIGAVGSHLIYAQYAAVPFPAVLLVANIVVLLVSLNKLEEEEGSMDMVQA; this comes from the coding sequence ATGAAGAAAGTGCTGGGATATGTTTTTCTGGTGGTGTTGGCGGGTGTATTTGTAATGACGGGGGTTAGTAAAGTTACAGGAACAGAGATGATGATGGAAACATTCGATAGTTTCTCCTACCCAACATGGACGATGTATCTGATCGGCGGGCTGGAACTGCTGAGTGCAGTCGGGCTTCTCATCCCGCTTACGCGTATTCTGGCTTCGGGTATACTGACGTTTATTATGATTGGGGCAGTAGGCAGTCATCTAATCTATGCGCAGTATGCAGCTGTGCCGTTCCCGGCTGTATTGCTGGTGGCTAATATCGTTGTCCTGCTGGTCAGTCTGAACAAACTGGAAGAAGAGGAAGGTAGTATGGACATGGTGCAGGCCTGA
- a CDS encoding CidA/LrgA family holin-like protein, producing MKKWGIGAAQVALLMIFSLLMDLLARTLHLPVPGSILGMAVLFILLQTGVVKLRWIEVGAAWLLGELLLFFIPSAVGIMNYMPMLEHDGLQIVFIVLLSTFLVMACTGLVAARIAKRKERHTG from the coding sequence GTGAAAAAATGGGGCATCGGCGCAGCGCAGGTTGCGCTGTTAATGATTTTTTCACTACTCATGGACCTGCTGGCCCGTACTCTCCACCTGCCTGTACCCGGCTCGATTCTAGGAATGGCAGTCTTGTTCATCCTGCTGCAGACCGGTGTTGTGAAGCTGCGCTGGATTGAGGTCGGAGCAGCCTGGCTGCTTGGTGAGCTGCTGCTATTTTTTATCCCGTCGGCCGTTGGCATCATGAACTACATGCCTATGCTGGAACATGACGGACTGCAAATTGTATTTATCGTGCTGCTGAGCACGTTTCTGGTTATGGCCTGCACCGGCCTGGTTGCTGCACGTATTGCCAAACGAAAGGAGCGTCACACCGGATGA
- a CDS encoding YvrJ family protein → MEGDIAAFIANLGFPIAITLYLLIRFEKKISDLSDAINGLKNEIQKNVKR, encoded by the coding sequence ATGGAGGGTGACATTGCTGCTTTTATTGCTAATTTAGGCTTCCCGATTGCAATTACTTTGTATCTACTTATTCGATTTGAAAAAAAAATATCTGATCTAAGCGATGCCATTAATGGCTTAAAGAATGAAATACAAAAAAATGTAAAGAGGTGA
- a CDS encoding sigma-70 family RNA polymerase sigma factor, producing MKTNDDLNRRFITYMANLIYYNSINYDKKRRMKDSRFQLTLDTDQNIDSALLSVYDSESVPPNLKDHIADHSLYQAYESLSAQQQQILSFAYVQGLNDKEIARILGVSQQNVSKHRLKALTKLRNLITEGDDYNGG from the coding sequence TTGAAAACGAATGATGACTTGAATCGTCGTTTTATCACGTATATGGCCAATCTTATATACTACAATTCTATTAATTATGACAAAAAGAGAAGAATGAAGGACAGCCGCTTCCAGCTAACTTTAGACACCGATCAAAACATAGATTCTGCCTTACTTTCAGTGTATGACTCCGAATCTGTGCCACCAAATTTAAAAGATCACATTGCGGATCACTCACTTTATCAAGCGTATGAATCTCTTTCAGCACAACAACAACAGATTTTATCTTTTGCTTACGTACAAGGATTAAATGACAAGGAAATAGCCAGAATATTGGGAGTATCCCAGCAAAATGTCTCAAAACACCGATTAAAAGCTCTTACTAAATTGCGCAATTTGATAACGGAAGGGGATGATTATAATGGAGGGTGA
- a CDS encoding helix-turn-helix transcriptional regulator, giving the protein MQNLIRDKRIHMNITQEELSQRLKVSRQTIISLESGKYKPSLVLAHKLAQLFDCRIEDLFIFEGDENIES; this is encoded by the coding sequence TTGCAAAATCTAATTCGAGACAAACGTATACATATGAACATCACACAAGAAGAACTGTCTCAAAGGCTCAAGGTTTCCAGACAAACCATCATATCGTTGGAATCTGGAAAGTATAAACCTTCACTTGTGCTTGCTCACAAGCTCGCCCAACTATTCGACTGTAGGATTGAAGATTTATTTATTTTTGAAGGAGATGAGAATATTGAATCCTGA